In Thermodesulfobacteriota bacterium, the genomic stretch AACGGGGATTAGGGCAGATATTGTCCGGGGCTACTCTTTTTCCCTTTACAATGTCTCTCGGAGCAATAGGTGATAACGATCTTGTTTATAGCCAGGCTAGATTCATCGCTAATGAGATGAAGGCTCAGGGTCTAAATATTATCTTTGCCCCTGTTTTAGATGTTAATTCAAATCCTGATAATCCAATAATAGGAATCCGTTCCTACGGTGATGACCCCCATAAGGTTTCAAGACTAGGAACTTCATTTATCAGGGGTACTCAAGAGTATGGAGTAATGGCATGTGCCAAGCATTTTCCAGGACATGGTTCATCCGATATTGATTCGCATATAGGTTTACCAACTTTATCTCAATCTATTGAGGAATTTTTAATATGTGATCTGATTCCATTTCGAGAAGCAATCAGTGAAGGTGTTTCATCAATTATGACAGCCCATATTTCATTGCCCCGGATAGATGAAAATGCTGTTCCTGTGACCTTTTCGGCAAAATTAATCAGTAAAATATTATTTCGCGACCTAGAATTTAGGGGTTTGGTAATATCGGATTCTTTTCAGATGGAAGCGTTATCTGAATACGGTGACGAAGTGGACATGGCAGGTCAGGCATTGACTGCTGGGTGTGACATAATCCTCGACCCTGTAGATCCTATTTGCCTGGTGGAAAAATTAACTAAAAGGGTAGCGGACGGAAAAATCTCTATGGCTCATTTAGAAAGGGCTGTAGAAAAGGTTATCATGGCAAAATCGAGATGGCTTGATGAGCCTCAGATTGATCTCTTGCAAGGGGAAAACCCTGGGTTGAGAATTCTTAACGAAATTGCCAGGCGCTCTGTTTGTCTTGTGAAAGGAGGTAGATTGGTTAATAATAGGGTGAAGATATTTGTTTTCGATGTTACTCAATCTTCAGATGATATTTCTAAGCCCTTTGTTGGAAGACTCTTGGATGCCGGAATAGAATGTAAAGTAGAAGTAATCCCGCTTTCTAGTCCGGATGTTCCTTTTCAAACTGAATCGAGATCTCGCCAACCGATAATCTGCCTAACATATACATCGGTTGGTGCTTGGAAGGATTATTACAAGCTACCCGAGAGTTTTAAGAATTGTTTAAGGAGCGTTGCCAGAATTAACCGTGATAAGTTTTTAATATCTTTTGGGTCGCCATATGTAGTTCGGGGATTTGAGAATTTCGATACAATCATCTGTGCCTTTGATAAACTTGATGTTTGTCAAAATGCAGCCGCAGAGGTGCTTTTAGGAAAGCTCAAACCCGAAGGAATCCTTCCCGTTCGATTAAGCAAAATTTAAGAATCGATTAACTTTATGTCTGAATTTAACTTAAACTCTCTCAGTCCATTAGATTGGTTAATTGTCGTTGCTTATTTACTGTTTTCTTTGATTATAGGCGTCTATTTTACCAGACGTGCAAGTGGGAGTATGTCCTCTTATTTCGTTTCTGGAAGAAACCTTCCCTGGTGGATCATTGGGACTTCAATGGTTGCTACAACATTTGCTACCGATACGCCACTTGTGATAACTGGATGGATTAGAACAGAGGGGATATGGAAAAATTGGTTTTGGTGGAATTATATATTTAGTCATGTATTTATCGTATTTGTTTTCTCAAGGCTATGGAGAAGGGCAGAGGTCATTACGGATAATGAACTTATTGAAATTCGTTACAGTGGTAAGCCTGCGGCATTTCTAAGGGGTTTTAAGGCCTTTTATTTTTCCACGTTATTCAATTTCATCGTTATGGGATGGGTAATTAGTGCAATGGCTAAGGTTCTCAAGGTCTTTTTTGGAGTTGATACTCCTCTTGCCATCTTCATTTGCATGGCAATTGCCTTTTTTTACACTATGATGTCTGGGTTGTGGGGAGTAGCGCTTACTGATTTTCTTCAATATTTTGTCGCTCTTATTGGCACAATTGTTCTTGCCTGGGTGGTGATTAGTTCCCCAGAGATAGGCGGTTTCCCTGGTTTCTTCGAAAAAATAAATGGACTTGAGACTCATATTTCATTCTTTATGACCCCGTCAGGCGGGATACCGGTTAGTGAAGGTTTTTGGTCATCCAGTTTTTTCGTTTTTTTAGTTTACGTGACCATCATATGGTGGTCCTCCCATAATGCTGATGGAGGAGGATATTTCATTCAGCGGATGTGTTCTGCTAAGAACGAGCGGCATGCTTTATTAGGAACAGCCTGGTTTTCTCTCAACCATTATGTAATTAGACTCTGGCCATGGGTATTAATTGCAGTAGCTTCTCTGATTGTTTATCCGACTGCGTCCGTTACAGGAGGGGACAACGAAGCCATGTACATTGTTGTTGTCAGAGATTTCCTTGGTTCTGGTCTTACCGGTTTGTTAATCGTGTCATTTCTTGCGGCATTTATGTCGACCTTATCTACGCAACTTAACTGGGGGGCATCATACTTAATGAATGACATCTACAGGAGATTTATTAAGAAAAATGCGCCGGAAGCTCATTATATTCTTATTTCAAGGGTCTGCACATTGATTCTGACCGTACTCGCTGGGTATATCGCTTTTCACATCAAAAACATAGGCAAAGCCTGGATTTACCTTTGGGCTATGAGCGCGGGAATCGGATTGGTGCTGGTACTCAGATGGTTCTGGTGGAGGATTAATGCATGGTCTGAGATATCCGCTCTCGCTTCATCTTTGATAACGATTTTCGTTCTGACCATGTTTACCAGGCTACAGAAAGTGCCTATCGAGCTAAAGCACCAGATCATAGTAATTCCGGTTTCCATCGTAAGCTGGGTGTTAGTTACATATTTTACCAATCCTGAACCTAAGGAAACGTTATTTAAATTCTATAACAGGGTACGCCCATGGGGTTTTTGGGGTCCAGTGAAAGAAATGAATCCGATCATCACAGCACCTTCATTTTTCCCAGTAGTGATTAATTGGCTTTTAGGAGTTGGTTTTATATTTTTTGCGATGGTTGGACTAGGCAAATTGCTTTTTGGACATTCAACTCTAGGGTTCATTATGATTTCAATTTCTGCCTGCTCGGGAATTTTGATTTATATTCGACTAAAAAAGGAATTTAGAGAAAGTTGATATTCGTGAGATTGTCTGTATTAAAAATCGAAAGCTTCAATGCTTTGTGGTTATTTTCTGACTTTCAAATCTTGTTAATTGTGTTATAACTATTTAAGTTTTATTATTTTTACGGATGCCCCATGACAATTTCAGTGAAAGTTTTAAAGCAGCCCAAGCTCAGTTTTTCTGAGAAACTTTACCTGCCAGAGGTATTTCGTGGCTTGATGATAACACTCAAGCATCTTTTAGCTTTTAAACCCGTCACTGTGCAATATCCAGAGGAAATAAAACAGCTTCCACCAAGGTATAGGGGCCTTCATATTTTACCAGCAGACGATGAGGGTGAGATAAGGTGTGTTGCTTGCAAGCTTTGCGAGGTTGCATGCCCCACGCAAGCAATATCTATAGTTGCTGAACCTGCAGATGATTACGGCATAGAAAGGAGGCCAAAAGTTTACAACATAGATTTTATGCGGTGCGTATTTTGTGGATTCTGCGTTGAGGCTTGTCCATGCGATGCCCTTAGGATGGGGATGAAATATGAACTTGCGTCGTATAACAGGGCAGGGCTTATTCATACTAAAGAGGTATTCTTCGACCCGAATGTAAAGAGTGTTGCACCCAGAGATAATGCAAACTTCCTGTATGAAATGGGAGAAGGTGAGATTTTAGATGACCCTGATGAAGCTAAAAAAGTGAGAGAATTAACTGGAATTTATACAAAGAAATAATTCTGGCCGGTCTTCATATAAAAATCGTTCATAGTTGATTCTGCGTTGTTCTAGCGCCATCTTGAAGGTTTTTTATCGATAAAAATAAACCATTATTTAAATTTTTTTTACGTCGAACGAAGAAGATATAACTTGTGAAGAATCCAGCAAGTGACGAATGTAATTCCGCTGTATAAGTAGTACAAGAAATGAAGCGGTATAGATAAAAAAGTAAATTTTAGACCCCTCTTGTGGAAAAGAAAATTGTATAAATCCAGATTGAGGATTATTATAGCGATAATTAGCAAGACGGCGAGAGCAATGAAATATGCGTTTAAACCAATTGCAATGATATTCACGGCATCTAACATAGTTAAAATTAGCAATACTATAATTATTCCAGCTAAGAATGAGCTTATTCTGTAATTAACCTTTAGATTCAAGTCACCGGAAAGAGCTCCATTCTCGATTATCAATTTTGACCATGGCAAAGCCCGGTTTAAAATATCGGTTTTCAACAAACCATACCAGGTCCATTGCTTTAAATGCTTAACCTTTAAATCTTTATCCAGGCGGATTTGATAACCAGCGTTACAAATTCTTAGACCTAGTTCTATATCTTCAACGGATGGTTTTGTATATCTTATCTCGTCAAATCCATTTAATTGGAGGAAAACATCCCTGTAAATAGCTCCGAAACCCGCCCAAAAGGTTTTTGCATTTTCTTCTGAATTCTGATGAATGAAATGGTGAAGTAGATTTTTAAACTGCGACAGGAAGTCTTCCGCGGCCGGGCTTTCATCGTAGGAACCGAATACAGCTACGACATCGGGATTTTTTCTGAAGTCATCGATGACTCTCTCTATGGTTTCGTACCGTACAATTACATCGGAATCAATAAATACGATTATTTTTCCTCTTGCCATCTTCGCTCCGTAGTTACGTGCTGCCGCAGGCCCAGAGTGATGAGGCAGTTTATAAACTATTGCTCCTTTTCTCTCGCTTATTTCTACACTGTCGTCTGTGGAACAATCATCAACGACAATTGTTTCATATTTAGAATAAGAAGATCTCATTAATGCATCCAAGCAATCCTTCAGATGCTTGCTGCCATTATGAACGGGAATGATAACCGAAATCACGGGAGGTTTCTTCATTTGAACTTATCACTTTCAGT encodes the following:
- a CDS encoding glycoside hydrolase family 3 N-terminal domain-containing protein, coding for MKYGIDTMSLMQKIGQILMPRLDFYESDTLDYAKELVERYKVGSFIIMRGDCENTGRAIRQLQNISPIPLLFGCDAERGLGQILSGATLFPFTMSLGAIGDNDLVYSQARFIANEMKAQGLNIIFAPVLDVNSNPDNPIIGIRSYGDDPHKVSRLGTSFIRGTQEYGVMACAKHFPGHGSSDIDSHIGLPTLSQSIEEFLICDLIPFREAISEGVSSIMTAHISLPRIDENAVPVTFSAKLISKILFRDLEFRGLVISDSFQMEALSEYGDEVDMAGQALTAGCDIILDPVDPICLVEKLTKRVADGKISMAHLERAVEKVIMAKSRWLDEPQIDLLQGENPGLRILNEIARRSVCLVKGGRLVNNRVKIFVFDVTQSSDDISKPFVGRLLDAGIECKVEVIPLSSPDVPFQTESRSRQPIICLTYTSVGAWKDYYKLPESFKNCLRSVARINRDKFLISFGSPYVVRGFENFDTIICAFDKLDVCQNAAAEVLLGKLKPEGILPVRLSKI
- a CDS encoding sodium:solute symporter family protein translates to MSEFNLNSLSPLDWLIVVAYLLFSLIIGVYFTRRASGSMSSYFVSGRNLPWWIIGTSMVATTFATDTPLVITGWIRTEGIWKNWFWWNYIFSHVFIVFVFSRLWRRAEVITDNELIEIRYSGKPAAFLRGFKAFYFSTLFNFIVMGWVISAMAKVLKVFFGVDTPLAIFICMAIAFFYTMMSGLWGVALTDFLQYFVALIGTIVLAWVVISSPEIGGFPGFFEKINGLETHISFFMTPSGGIPVSEGFWSSSFFVFLVYVTIIWWSSHNADGGGYFIQRMCSAKNERHALLGTAWFSLNHYVIRLWPWVLIAVASLIVYPTASVTGGDNEAMYIVVVRDFLGSGLTGLLIVSFLAAFMSTLSTQLNWGASYLMNDIYRRFIKKNAPEAHYILISRVCTLILTVLAGYIAFHIKNIGKAWIYLWAMSAGIGLVLVLRWFWWRINAWSEISALASSLITIFVLTMFTRLQKVPIELKHQIIVIPVSIVSWVLVTYFTNPEPKETLFKFYNRVRPWGFWGPVKEMNPIITAPSFFPVVINWLLGVGFIFFAMVGLGKLLFGHSTLGFIMISISACSGILIYIRLKKEFRES
- a CDS encoding NADH-quinone oxidoreductase subunit I, encoding MTISVKVLKQPKLSFSEKLYLPEVFRGLMITLKHLLAFKPVTVQYPEEIKQLPPRYRGLHILPADDEGEIRCVACKLCEVACPTQAISIVAEPADDYGIERRPKVYNIDFMRCVFCGFCVEACPCDALRMGMKYELASYNRAGLIHTKEVFFDPNVKSVAPRDNANFLYEMGEGEILDDPDEAKKVRELTGIYTKK
- a CDS encoding glycosyltransferase family 2 protein, which codes for MKKPPVISVIIPVHNGSKHLKDCLDALMRSSYSKYETIVVDDCSTDDSVEISERKGAIVYKLPHHSGPAAARNYGAKMARGKIIVFIDSDVIVRYETIERVIDDFRKNPDVVAVFGSYDESPAAEDFLSQFKNLLHHFIHQNSEENAKTFWAGFGAIYRDVFLQLNGFDEIRYTKPSVEDIELGLRICNAGYQIRLDKDLKVKHLKQWTWYGLLKTDILNRALPWSKLIIENGALSGDLNLKVNYRISSFLAGIIIVLLILTMLDAVNIIAIGLNAYFIALAVLLIIAIIILNLDLYNFLFHKRGLKFTFLSIPLHFLYYLYSGITFVTCWILHKLYLLRST